A region of the Polaribacter sp. L3A8 genome:
AGACTGTCATATTAATGATATAGAATTTGTAAACAAAGTGCTCGATATTTTTGATGAGTGGGTTAAACAAGGAATTATAGTAAAAGGAATTCAATAAGATTATAGCATGGAAAATAAAACAAATATAAAAGCCTTACTCCTAGATTTTGGTAGTGTAATTAGTAAATCACTTTTTGAACGACACGACCTTATTGAAGAGCGATTAAATTTACCTAAAGGCACACTAACTTGGAAAGGACCATTTGACCCAGCAAACGATCCGTTATGGATGTCTATGCAACGTGATAAAATTACAGAACGCGATTATTGGAGAACTAGAGCTAAAGAAATTGGCGAATTAGTTGGAGAGCAAAATTGGTCTATGATAGATTTATTGAATGCCATGGGTGGCGAAACTAATTACGCTAAAATATTAAGACCAGAAGCACTAGAAACTATCGCTTTAGTAAAAAAAGCAGGATTAAAAGTTGGTATTTTAAGTAATGAAATAGAATTATTTACAGGTAAGACATTTGTAGATAACCTACCGTTTATTAATGATTTAGATACGTTTTACGATGCTACACATTCTGATATTCTTAAACCAGATCCGAGATCGTATAACTCAGCATTAAGCAACCTTAAATTAGAAGCTAAAGATGTTTTGTTTGTGGACGATCAACTAAGAAATATTGTAGGTGCAATGAAATGCGGATTGAAGACTTTACATTTTGATATAACACAACCTAAAGCTTGCTACGATTACGTAACAAGCGTAATGAATATAAAATAATACGTTATGAATACAGGTACAGATAGTATTACAGCAGCTAACATTGAAGAGTGGAACGGAAAAGAACAATGGCACCCAATGGGACATCCAAACGATTCGTTAAAAAAACCACCTTTAATTATCAATAAAGGAAGAGGTGTTTACATTGAAGATAGTAATGGTAACAAAATGGTAGATGGTGTTGCTGGTCTTTGGAATATAAACTGTGGTTATGATAGACCAGAAATTAAAGCGGCTATAGTTAAGCAATTAGATGAATTGGTATACTATTCTACTTTTAAAGGAACCACACACCCTAAATCTATAGAATTAGCACACCTTTTAATAGAAATGCTAGAGCCAGAAAACATGAAACGTGTTATGTTTAGCTCTGGAGGGTCTGATGCTATGGAAACTGCTATGCGTATTGCACGTCAATATTGGAAAATGTTAGGACAAAGAGATCGATTTAAATTTATATCATTAAAACAAGGGTATCACGGAACGCATTTTGGAGCGGCTTCTGTAAATGGAAACACACGTTTTAGAAGAAACTATGAACCTATGTTACCAGGATGTTTTCATGTCGATGTACCTTGGGATTATAGAAACCCATTTACACAAGACCCAGAAAAATTGGCTGAAATTTGTGCAGAATTAGTGGATAGAGAAATACAGTTTCAAAGTCCAGATACTG
Encoded here:
- a CDS encoding HAD-IA family hydrolase — translated: MENKTNIKALLLDFGSVISKSLFERHDLIEERLNLPKGTLTWKGPFDPANDPLWMSMQRDKITERDYWRTRAKEIGELVGEQNWSMIDLLNAMGGETNYAKILRPEALETIALVKKAGLKVGILSNEIELFTGKTFVDNLPFINDLDTFYDATHSDILKPDPRSYNSALSNLKLEAKDVLFVDDQLRNIVGAMKCGLKTLHFDITQPKACYDYVTSVMNIK